One window from the genome of Pelodictyon luteolum DSM 273 encodes:
- a CDS encoding cold-shock protein, which produces MDNQVEGTVKWFNEEKGYGFIQQGEGKDVFVHYSAINGSGRKTLVEGQKVSMEVTQGEKGLQAANVTPL; this is translated from the coding sequence GTTGAAGGCACGGTAAAGTGGTTTAACGAGGAAAAAGGGTACGGCTTTATCCAGCAGGGCGAGGGCAAGGACGTGTTCGTGCATTACAGCGCCATCAACGGCTCCGGCCGTAAGACGCTTGTCGAAGGACAGAAGGTCTCGATGGAGGTCACCCAGGGCGAAAAAGGGCTCCAGGCGGCCAACGTCACCCCTCTTTGA
- a CDS encoding HAD-IA family hydrolase, which produces MDIILLDIGNVLVTVDFMSFCHGVAVTGPTVPAEIFRKFCSGPIKNRYDKGLIGSGAFLAELAADPLVRPMPEAELIERWQGIFSPFPGADDGVAALETQGRIWIMSDTDPLHFASLHHAFPLLHGRERYYLSFRHGFLKSSPSAFIHVLGDSGVDAGRCILIDDREDNCRAAGEAGIRSVLFTSWPQALAALPSDDGGAP; this is translated from the coding sequence ATGGACATCATTCTTCTCGATATCGGCAATGTGCTGGTCACGGTCGACTTCATGTCGTTCTGCCATGGAGTAGCCGTAACCGGCCCGACGGTACCCGCAGAGATTTTCCGGAAGTTTTGTTCGGGCCCGATCAAAAACCGTTACGACAAGGGTCTCATCGGCTCCGGGGCATTCCTTGCGGAACTCGCAGCAGACCCCCTCGTGCGCCCGATGCCCGAAGCGGAGCTTATTGAGCGATGGCAGGGGATATTCTCACCCTTTCCCGGCGCTGATGACGGTGTTGCGGCCCTTGAGACCCAGGGGCGTATCTGGATCATGAGCGATACCGATCCGCTGCATTTTGCCTCTCTCCACCATGCATTTCCACTGCTGCACGGCCGTGAACGCTACTACCTTTCCTTTCGGCACGGGTTTCTGAAATCTTCCCCTTCGGCTTTCATCCATGTGCTTGGGGATTCCGGGGTGGACGCAGGGCGCTGCATCCTTATCGATGACCGGGAGGATAACTGCCGGGCAGCCGGGGAGGCCGGGATCAGGAGCGTGCTCTTTACGTCCTGGCCTCAGGCGCTTGCTGCGTTGCCGAGCGATGACGGGGGGGCGCCATGA
- the arfB gene encoding alternative ribosome rescue aminoacyl-tRNA hydrolase ArfB, whose amino-acid sequence MSGVRVSPDEVELRFMRSGGAGGQNVNKVETAVHLSFDIAASSLPEAVKERLLLRRDRRISRDGVLVIKAQRFRSQEKNREDALLRLQAVVDGASEEPARRKVTRRTKSSTVRRLEEKGRHSEKKALRGKVDKE is encoded by the coding sequence ATGAGCGGCGTAAGGGTCTCACCCGACGAGGTCGAGCTTCGCTTTATGCGCTCCGGTGGCGCCGGAGGCCAGAACGTCAACAAGGTCGAGACGGCGGTCCATCTTTCGTTCGACATTGCAGCCTCATCACTGCCTGAAGCGGTGAAAGAGCGGCTGCTCCTGAGGAGGGACCGGAGAATATCGCGGGACGGGGTTCTTGTTATCAAGGCCCAGCGGTTCCGTTCACAGGAGAAGAACCGTGAGGATGCGCTCCTGCGTCTGCAGGCGGTGGTTGATGGTGCATCGGAAGAACCGGCAAGAAGAAAGGTGACGCGGCGGACGAAAAGTTCAACCGTGCGGCGGCTTGAGGAGAAGGGACGCCATTCGGAAAAGAAGGCACTGCGCGGGAAGGTCGACAAAGAGTAA
- a CDS encoding M23 family metallopeptidase — MHLLNELVRNVSAKLAHLKQNTTPAFWLPFLAGTLVIVFFVLTLLPGFGSYVDELGVTGESQTVQIDETSREPETCVSINTIRSGQSIYTILQSEGVTPAEIHTISQGLKGIFRPRSLRPGKTYETEKDSAGRLLRFSYFQDRATVIHVSRAAQTDPFHIEKELKEYSTRTVALEGVVEKSLSASLTGLGRSGLLPGMKKLLSSRVDLRRDIPPGSTYRVLFEEKWLEDDFISSGRILAVEINLKGTTYSAYSYTNNKGENGYYDERGHSVERIARFAAPCGYSRVSSRFGYRTHPIFRTRHFHGGVDLVAQTGTPVRATAAGRVIFKGPKGGAGNMVTIAHSGGDHSQYLHLSRYAVGTRYGKRVKQGDIIGYVGSTGNSTGAHLDFRIIHRGKPINPLTALRSTSSRTIAKVDMMNFLAEVNMLRAKLDDRTIFIAGSAKSSGEPVM; from the coding sequence ATGCACCTCCTCAACGAGTTAGTACGAAACGTTTCAGCCAAGCTGGCGCACCTCAAGCAAAATACAACCCCTGCATTCTGGCTGCCGTTCCTTGCCGGAACACTCGTCATAGTCTTTTTCGTCCTCACCCTCCTTCCCGGCTTCGGCAGCTACGTCGATGAACTCGGTGTCACCGGCGAAAGCCAAACGGTGCAGATCGACGAGACATCCCGGGAACCAGAGACCTGTGTCTCGATAAACACCATCAGATCCGGTCAGTCCATCTACACCATCCTGCAGTCCGAGGGGGTCACCCCGGCGGAAATCCACACCATCAGCCAGGGACTCAAAGGCATATTCAGACCCCGCTCCCTGCGGCCCGGCAAAACGTATGAAACCGAAAAGGACAGTGCCGGCCGGCTGCTCCGGTTCTCGTACTTCCAGGACCGTGCAACCGTCATCCATGTCAGCCGCGCAGCCCAAACCGACCCGTTTCATATTGAGAAGGAGTTGAAGGAGTACAGCACCCGGACTGTGGCACTCGAAGGCGTCGTTGAGAAAAGCCTCTCCGCATCGCTCACCGGCCTGGGCCGTTCGGGCCTTCTGCCCGGCATGAAGAAACTGCTCTCATCCCGGGTGGACTTACGCCGTGACATCCCTCCCGGCAGCACCTACAGGGTCCTCTTCGAAGAGAAATGGCTTGAGGACGACTTCATAAGCAGCGGCAGGATTCTGGCCGTAGAAATCAACCTCAAGGGCACCACGTACAGCGCCTACAGCTACACCAACAATAAAGGCGAAAACGGGTACTACGATGAGCGGGGCCACTCGGTCGAACGCATTGCACGCTTTGCAGCGCCATGCGGCTACAGCCGCGTTTCGAGCCGCTTCGGATACAGGACCCACCCGATCTTCCGCACCCGCCACTTTCACGGCGGCGTCGACCTCGTGGCTCAAACCGGCACTCCGGTGCGCGCTACTGCGGCCGGCAGGGTGATATTCAAGGGGCCAAAGGGCGGAGCCGGCAACATGGTCACCATTGCGCATTCCGGAGGAGACCACTCGCAGTACCTCCACCTGAGCCGCTATGCCGTCGGCACCCGCTACGGCAAGAGGGTCAAACAGGGTGACATAATCGGCTACGTCGGCTCTACCGGCAACTCTACCGGAGCGCATCTCGACTTCCGCATCATCCACAGGGGCAAGCCAATCAATCCGCTTACAGCACTCAGGAGCACCTCTTCCAGAACTATCGCAAAGGTCGACATGATGAACTTCCTGGCGGAAGTAAACATGCTGAGAGCCAAGCTTGACGACCGCACCATCTTCATCGCCGGTTCCGCGAAGAGCTCCGGCGAACCGGTCATGTAA
- a CDS encoding DUF4438 domain-containing protein: MLNTNADRLVEFLLQCNPGQPRTRGNWEVDHEGIPFILPSIGGITLNIQAGDPAFGWQGDHIEPGVSCTADTSKPFEHPNVGLQIYSCAGNTATVMTGDAKGSEGRVLGHHGGSEHVIVDFPRDVKEQLLYTDTIIIRGRGQGLKLTDYPEIALFNLDPGLLQKMEIREAGEGILEVPVTTIVPAVCMGSGIGSAHVAKGDYDIMTSDPETVAEYGLDRIRLGDFVALMDHDNRYGRAYRRGAVSIGIVVHSDCREAGHGPGVTTLLTSASPLLRPVLDPEANIADRLGIGTMLKGSVKQAKQKKRK; this comes from the coding sequence ATGCTGAACACCAATGCAGACCGCCTGGTCGAATTCCTCCTCCAGTGCAATCCCGGACAGCCTCGCACCCGGGGGAACTGGGAGGTAGACCATGAAGGGATCCCTTTCATCCTTCCTTCTATCGGCGGCATCACCCTGAACATCCAGGCCGGGGACCCCGCCTTCGGATGGCAGGGCGACCACATTGAGCCGGGTGTAAGCTGCACGGCCGATACCTCAAAGCCCTTCGAGCATCCCAACGTTGGGCTGCAGATTTACTCCTGCGCCGGTAATACGGCTACGGTCATGACTGGAGATGCGAAGGGATCGGAGGGACGCGTGCTCGGCCACCACGGTGGTTCCGAGCATGTCATCGTCGATTTTCCACGGGATGTGAAGGAGCAGCTGCTCTACACTGACACCATCATCATCAGGGGGCGCGGCCAGGGACTCAAGCTTACCGACTATCCGGAGATAGCGCTCTTCAACCTCGACCCCGGTCTGCTCCAGAAGATGGAGATCCGCGAGGCCGGGGAGGGTATCCTGGAGGTGCCGGTAACGACCATCGTGCCGGCGGTCTGCATGGGATCGGGCATCGGCTCCGCGCATGTCGCCAAAGGTGATTACGATATCATGACAAGCGACCCCGAAACCGTTGCCGAGTATGGGCTCGACCGTATCCGTCTTGGCGATTTCGTCGCCCTCATGGACCACGACAACCGCTACGGGCGCGCCTACCGGCGGGGCGCGGTCAGCATCGGCATCGTGGTGCACAGCGACTGCCGGGAAGCGGGTCACGGCCCCGGCGTCACCACCCTCCTGACCTCCGCTTCGCCCCTCCTGCGGCCGGTGCTGGACCCTGAAGCCAACATCGCCGACCGACTCGGCATCGGTACGATGCTGAAGGGAAGTGTGAAGCAGGCGAAGCAGAAAAAAAGGAAGTGA
- a CDS encoding Hsp20/alpha crystallin family protein, protein MAMKLYGRDPLKMFEDVFSEKVSPFFSSIVTPAFKVDISEDDNAIFIEADMPGMKKEDVHVSMEDDVLCINAEREQKEEEKKKGFHRIERSWGSLSRSFTLGDNVDEKAIEAHYDNGVLKIKVPKKEPEPQRGVEIPVK, encoded by the coding sequence ATGGCCATGAAACTGTATGGAAGGGATCCGTTGAAGATGTTCGAAGACGTGTTCAGCGAGAAGGTATCGCCGTTTTTTTCCTCCATCGTCACCCCGGCCTTCAAGGTCGACATCAGCGAAGACGACAACGCCATCTTCATAGAGGCCGACATGCCGGGTATGAAGAAAGAGGATGTGCATGTGTCGATGGAAGATGACGTTCTCTGCATCAATGCCGAGCGCGAGCAGAAGGAGGAGGAGAAGAAAAAGGGATTCCATCGCATCGAGCGTTCCTGGGGAAGCCTGTCGAGGAGCTTCACTCTTGGCGACAATGTGGACGAAAAAGCCATTGAAGCGCACTATGACAACGGTGTGCTGAAGATCAAGGTGCCGAAGAAAGAGCCGGAACCGCAACGGGGTGTTGAGATTCCTGTAAAGTGA
- the bchE gene encoding magnesium-protoporphyrin IX monomethyl ester anaerobic oxidative cyclase, with protein MKILMVQPNYHSGGAEIAGNWTPSWVAYIGGALKQAGFDQIRFVDAMADDLPDEQIEEIIRANKPDVVMATNITPSIFKAQDIMKIAKKVDKNIRTIMGGIHSTFMYPQVLSEAPETDYVVRGEGEEIAVNLIKAIAAGNDRETRAEITGIAYIDDDGKVFATPAHPVIEDLDSLTPDWSLYDWDKYIYTPLNCRLAVPNFARGCPFTCTFCSQWQFWRRYRARSPKHFVDEIEVLVKKYNVGFFILADEEPTINKQKFVSLCQELIDRKLNVTWGINTRVTDIMRDADLLPFFRKAGLVHVSLGTEAASQMNLNRFRKETTIEENKLAIKLLQKNGIVAEAQFVMGLEHETPETIEETYQLCKDWDPDMANWTIYTPWPFSDLFKELGDRVEVRDYSKYNFVSPIIKPDNMEREDVLKGVLKSYARFYARKTFFGYPWIKDPYVRKYMLGCLKAFAQTTITKRFYDIDRVKTKNRKLEIDLGFDKSRILTEAEVKNLKELRPEMVADMSFGLKEAGYQREHDEHDWDEFDETTIKDRQDTTIRNC; from the coding sequence ATGAAAATACTGATGGTTCAGCCAAATTATCACTCCGGCGGAGCTGAAATCGCCGGCAACTGGACTCCCAGCTGGGTGGCTTATATCGGAGGTGCGCTGAAACAGGCTGGATTCGACCAGATCCGTTTCGTCGATGCCATGGCCGATGACCTGCCCGATGAGCAGATTGAAGAAATCATCCGGGCCAACAAGCCGGATGTGGTGATGGCAACCAACATTACCCCGTCCATCTTCAAGGCGCAGGACATCATGAAGATCGCCAAGAAGGTCGACAAGAACATCCGCACCATCATGGGTGGCATCCACTCCACCTTCATGTACCCTCAGGTCCTCTCCGAGGCACCTGAAACCGACTACGTCGTCCGCGGTGAGGGCGAAGAGATCGCCGTCAACCTCATCAAGGCGATTGCCGCCGGCAACGACCGTGAAACCCGCGCAGAGATCACCGGCATCGCATACATCGACGACGATGGCAAGGTGTTCGCCACTCCGGCGCACCCGGTCATCGAAGACCTCGATTCCCTTACTCCCGACTGGAGCCTCTACGACTGGGACAAGTACATCTACACCCCGCTCAACTGCCGTCTTGCAGTACCGAACTTCGCACGCGGATGTCCCTTTACCTGCACGTTCTGCTCACAGTGGCAGTTCTGGCGCAGGTACCGCGCACGCAGCCCGAAGCATTTCGTCGATGAGATCGAAGTGCTGGTCAAGAAATACAATGTCGGGTTCTTCATCCTCGCTGACGAGGAGCCGACCATCAACAAGCAGAAGTTCGTTTCTCTCTGCCAGGAACTCATTGACCGCAAGCTCAACGTAACCTGGGGCATCAACACCCGCGTGACCGACATCATGCGTGACGCTGATCTTCTCCCGTTCTTCCGGAAGGCCGGTCTCGTGCACGTGTCTCTCGGCACCGAGGCAGCAAGCCAGATGAACCTGAACCGGTTCCGCAAGGAAACCACCATCGAAGAGAACAAGCTGGCCATCAAGCTGCTCCAGAAGAACGGCATCGTGGCAGAAGCGCAGTTCGTCATGGGCCTTGAGCATGAAACTCCGGAAACCATCGAGGAAACCTACCAGCTCTGCAAGGACTGGGATCCCGACATGGCCAACTGGACCATCTACACCCCATGGCCGTTCTCCGATCTCTTCAAAGAGCTCGGCGACAGGGTCGAGGTGCGCGACTACTCGAAGTACAACTTCGTATCGCCCATCATCAAGCCCGACAACATGGAGCGTGAGGATGTGCTCAAAGGCGTGCTGAAATCCTACGCACGCTTCTACGCACGCAAGACCTTCTTCGGCTACCCCTGGATCAAGGATCCGTATGTGCGCAAGTACATGCTCGGCTGCCTGAAGGCCTTCGCCCAGACAACCATCACCAAGCGCTTCTACGACATCGACCGCGTCAAGACCAAGAACCGCAAGCTCGAGATCGATCTCGGCTTCGACAAGTCAAGGATCCTGACCGAGGCCGAGGTGAAGAACCTTAAGGAACTCCGCCCCGAAATGGTCGCCGACATGAGCTTCGGCCTCAAGGAAGCCGGATACCAGCGTGAGCACGACGAGCACGACTGGGACGAGTTCGACGAGACGACCATCAAGGACCGTCAGGACACCACCATCCGCAACTGCTAG
- the bchM gene encoding magnesium protoporphyrin IX methyltransferase: MSSTSFNAEEHKNMLRSYFNGQGYQRWASIYGSDKLSTVRNTVRQGHAVMMDRAFGWIEQLGLPKGAHILDAGCGTGLFSIRLAQAGYRVTSADIASQMVEKTKADATAAGVAGNMEFQVESIESVSGSYDAVVCFDVLIHYPSEGFIQAFANLSKLTKGPVIFTYAPYNNILAFQHWLGGYFPKKERRTTIQMIRDEQMQQAMQGAGMEIKRKEKISFGFYHTMLMETARR; this comes from the coding sequence ATGAGCAGCACCTCTTTCAATGCTGAAGAACACAAGAACATGCTTCGCTCCTACTTCAACGGCCAGGGCTACCAGCGCTGGGCATCAATCTACGGCAGCGACAAACTCTCAACCGTCCGCAACACCGTCCGCCAGGGGCACGCAGTGATGATGGACAGGGCGTTCGGGTGGATAGAGCAGCTGGGTCTCCCGAAAGGGGCGCACATTCTCGATGCCGGGTGCGGAACAGGACTCTTCAGCATACGGCTGGCACAGGCGGGCTACCGGGTCACATCGGCCGACATCGCCTCCCAGATGGTTGAAAAGACCAAAGCCGATGCCACGGCGGCAGGCGTAGCCGGCAATATGGAGTTCCAGGTGGAGAGCATCGAGTCGGTCAGCGGCAGCTACGACGCCGTCGTCTGCTTCGACGTCCTCATCCACTACCCGAGCGAAGGGTTCATCCAGGCGTTCGCCAACCTATCCAAGCTCACAAAGGGACCGGTCATCTTCACCTACGCACCCTACAACAACATCCTTGCATTCCAGCACTGGCTCGGCGGCTACTTCCCAAAGAAAGAACGCCGCACAACCATCCAGATGATCCGCGACGAACAGATGCAGCAGGCGATGCAGGGGGCCGGCATGGAGATCAAAAGGAAGGAGAAAATCAGCTTCGGATTTTACCATACCATGCTGATGGAAACCGCCCGACGCTGA
- a CDS encoding magnesium chelatase subunit H yields the protein MHFVFLTMEATNTGTLRAAAGELNRRFKTDLEVSVFSLGLHNSPQLWEELRGALPRADFVFGSMLFSEEIVRPLEMLLEPLSCPVCMITSNPALVNQTRLGRFSLRKPKKEQQGPPGFFKQWTDKLKPKHSGGESQRQLALVRNASRLLKHLPGKARDIHTFISAHQFWLNGSRENMEGFLSLLIDRYAEGWKGKLPQADPLFYPDTALFHPDSKEEFQSAHEFLEWQKKHRPELVKGPVAILTMRSTVLSRNMDHIEYLLRSFEEKGIKTCLAYTGGLDFRPALSRFFHPEIPGAIRPALLINATGFSLVGGPAENRAQDAVDMLRQLDVPCLNLIPLSFQPVEQWKEGSLGLTPLQTALSVSVTELDGTIEPQVYAGTGASSDRSLPLKPEIRLITGRIERFLRLKAATNAEKKVAIVLFNFPPNLGNAGTAAFLNVFESLHRLLLKMQAEGYSVDVPPSVEALRDRLLEGNRLIYGTDGNVGAHLPVEDYRRLFPAYEEIEAFWGDAPGEILNDRRQFHILGCQLGNIFIGQQPSFGYERDPMRLLMAKDAAPNHAFAAFYTWLEHQFQADAVVHFGTHGALEFMPGKQVGLSASCWPKRLIGALPNFYCYSVNNPSEGAIARRRGMATLVSYLAPPLEQAGLYRELRKLGDLVAAWRAAPSGELAMEIRELARLADIEAGDEGVEDEAYITRLASELYLIEERMIPLGLHVMGEAPSPDSLADQLALIASHPQASLEGKSLPEIIAGKLHLDYQALEEQKNTESKAQQEWQELHAISREAVRRFTGRITRETGRERNIPVRDLLEGSMAVRAAEADAYLLEKAGLKSGELQGLWSFLQDIILNLAINTELESLLRALDGRYVLPSPGNDLVRDPGVVPTGRNIHSLDPYAMPSMQAARAGRQSAEELLRQYRLEHGAYPQSIALVLWGTDNLKSGGEGVAQALTLLGARTKTDELGKISDVELIGLEELGRPRIDTVMTVSGIFRDLLSVQVRLLDRAARLAAAADEPLEMNFIRKHVLQEIEERGCSFEEASNRLYSNAPGSYGANVNHLVESSSWEGDDELAEAFTSRKGFALTPRGEWTESPDALRSALKHVNLAYQNIDSAEIGISDIDHYYEYLGGVSKTVERLTSARPAIMVGDSSGTGGRQRITSLEKMVSLEARTKLLNPKWYEAMLSQGYEGVREIEAHLSNTYGWSATASAVENWTYSRVSETYLQDPEMAARLKDLNPHATMAMAGRLLEANSRGFWQADEGTLETLRNLYADLESRIEGVEEEKA from the coding sequence ATGCATTTCGTATTTCTGACTATGGAAGCCACCAACACCGGTACGCTGAGGGCAGCGGCCGGCGAGTTGAACCGCCGCTTCAAGACCGACCTTGAGGTATCGGTGTTCAGCCTCGGCCTCCACAACAGCCCCCAGCTCTGGGAAGAGCTCCGCGGTGCACTCCCCCGGGCTGACTTCGTGTTCGGCTCCATGCTCTTCAGCGAAGAGATTGTGCGTCCGCTTGAAATGCTGCTCGAACCGCTCTCCTGCCCGGTCTGCATGATTACGAGCAACCCCGCGCTCGTGAACCAAACGCGTCTCGGCCGCTTTTCCCTCCGGAAACCGAAAAAGGAACAGCAGGGACCTCCGGGATTTTTCAAGCAGTGGACAGACAAGCTCAAGCCGAAACACAGCGGCGGCGAAAGCCAGCGCCAGCTTGCGCTTGTGCGCAACGCCAGCCGGCTCCTGAAGCATCTGCCCGGAAAAGCGCGCGACATCCACACCTTCATTTCCGCGCACCAGTTCTGGCTGAACGGATCGAGAGAGAACATGGAAGGGTTCCTTTCGCTCCTCATAGACCGCTACGCCGAAGGATGGAAAGGGAAGCTGCCGCAGGCAGATCCGCTCTTCTACCCCGATACGGCGCTCTTCCATCCCGACTCGAAAGAAGAGTTCCAGAGTGCGCACGAGTTCCTCGAGTGGCAGAAGAAGCACCGCCCGGAACTCGTGAAAGGGCCGGTGGCCATCCTCACGATGCGCTCGACCGTGCTCAGCCGGAACATGGACCATATCGAGTACCTGCTCCGCTCCTTTGAAGAAAAGGGCATCAAAACATGCCTCGCATACACCGGCGGGCTCGACTTCCGCCCCGCCCTCAGCCGGTTCTTCCATCCCGAGATTCCGGGCGCCATCCGTCCGGCACTCCTTATAAACGCAACAGGGTTTTCACTTGTCGGGGGTCCGGCCGAGAACCGCGCCCAGGATGCCGTCGACATGCTCCGCCAGCTTGACGTGCCCTGCCTGAACCTCATACCGCTCTCCTTCCAGCCCGTGGAGCAGTGGAAGGAAGGCAGTCTCGGGCTCACACCCCTCCAGACAGCACTCAGCGTTTCCGTTACCGAACTTGACGGGACCATCGAGCCGCAGGTCTATGCCGGCACCGGGGCCTCGAGCGACCGCAGCCTGCCCCTCAAGCCCGAAATCCGGCTCATCACCGGGCGTATAGAGCGCTTCCTCCGGCTCAAGGCGGCAACGAACGCAGAAAAAAAGGTTGCAATCGTTCTCTTCAACTTCCCGCCGAACCTCGGCAACGCAGGCACGGCAGCCTTTCTCAATGTCTTTGAGAGCCTTCATCGCCTGCTGCTGAAAATGCAGGCAGAAGGGTACAGCGTTGACGTCCCACCATCCGTTGAGGCACTCAGGGACCGCCTGCTGGAAGGCAACCGTCTCATCTACGGCACAGACGGCAATGTCGGTGCCCACCTCCCGGTAGAGGACTACCGGCGCCTGTTTCCTGCATATGAAGAGATCGAAGCGTTCTGGGGCGATGCGCCGGGCGAGATCCTCAACGACCGCAGGCAGTTCCATATCCTCGGCTGCCAGCTCGGAAACATCTTCATCGGCCAGCAGCCGAGCTTCGGCTATGAACGAGACCCGATGCGCCTCCTCATGGCAAAAGACGCCGCACCGAACCATGCATTCGCTGCCTTCTACACCTGGCTCGAACACCAGTTCCAGGCCGACGCGGTGGTCCACTTCGGTACACACGGAGCACTGGAGTTCATGCCAGGCAAACAGGTAGGGCTCAGTGCGTCCTGCTGGCCGAAACGGCTGATCGGCGCTCTGCCGAACTTCTACTGCTATTCGGTCAACAACCCGAGCGAAGGCGCCATCGCCCGACGCCGCGGCATGGCCACCCTTGTGAGCTATCTGGCTCCGCCACTCGAACAGGCCGGTCTCTATCGGGAGCTCCGCAAGCTCGGGGACCTCGTTGCCGCATGGCGCGCCGCCCCATCAGGCGAGCTTGCAATGGAAATCCGCGAACTCGCCCGACTGGCCGACATTGAAGCAGGAGACGAGGGGGTGGAGGACGAAGCATACATTACACGCCTTGCAAGCGAACTCTATCTGATTGAAGAGCGCATGATCCCGCTCGGCCTGCATGTCATGGGCGAGGCTCCATCTCCCGACAGCCTTGCCGACCAGCTGGCCCTCATCGCCTCGCACCCGCAGGCGTCGCTGGAGGGCAAGTCGCTTCCCGAAATCATCGCAGGAAAGCTCCATCTGGACTACCAAGCACTCGAGGAACAAAAAAATACCGAAAGCAAGGCACAGCAGGAGTGGCAGGAACTCCACGCCATCAGCCGCGAGGCCGTGCGGCGCTTCACCGGCCGGATTACCCGAGAGACCGGCCGGGAACGCAACATCCCGGTCCGGGACCTTCTGGAGGGCAGCATGGCGGTACGTGCTGCTGAAGCCGATGCCTACCTGCTTGAAAAAGCCGGCCTCAAATCCGGCGAGCTGCAGGGCCTCTGGAGTTTCCTGCAGGATATCATCCTGAACCTTGCAATCAACACCGAGCTGGAGTCCCTGCTCCGGGCTCTCGACGGGCGCTACGTCCTTCCCTCTCCGGGAAACGACCTCGTCCGCGACCCGGGGGTGGTGCCCACCGGCCGCAACATCCACAGCCTCGACCCCTACGCCATGCCATCCATGCAGGCCGCCAGGGCAGGCCGCCAGTCGGCCGAAGAACTGCTTCGGCAGTACCGCCTGGAACACGGGGCATACCCGCAGTCCATAGCGCTCGTGCTCTGGGGCACCGACAACCTCAAGAGCGGAGGCGAGGGCGTTGCACAGGCGCTCACGCTCTTAGGGGCACGAACAAAAACCGATGAACTCGGCAAAATCAGCGACGTGGAGCTCATCGGGCTCGAGGAACTGGGCAGGCCGCGCATCGACACGGTAATGACCGTCAGCGGCATCTTCAGGGACCTCCTCTCGGTGCAGGTCCGCCTGCTCGACCGCGCGGCACGCCTCGCCGCCGCGGCGGACGAACCTTTGGAGATGAACTTCATCCGCAAACACGTGCTGCAGGAGATCGAGGAGCGGGGATGCAGTTTCGAAGAGGCCTCGAACCGCCTCTACTCGAACGCACCGGGCAGCTACGGCGCCAATGTAAACCACCTTGTTGAAAGCAGTTCATGGGAAGGGGACGATGAACTGGCCGAGGCGTTCACATCGAGAAAAGGGTTCGCGCTGACTCCCCGGGGCGAGTGGACTGAAAGCCCGGACGCGCTGCGTTCAGCCCTGAAGCATGTGAACCTTGCCTACCAGAATATCGACAGCGCCGAAATCGGCATTTCGGATATTGACCATTATTATGAGTATCTTGGCGGTGTGTCGAAAACGGTCGAGCGCCTCACAAGTGCCAGACCCGCCATCATGGTCGGCGACAGCAGCGGAACGGGTGGCCGGCAGCGGATAACCTCCCTGGAGAAAATGGTGTCGCTGGAAGCGCGTACCAAGCTGCTCAACCCGAAGTGGTATGAGGCCATGCTCAGCCAGGGGTATGAAGGGGTCCGGGAAATAGAAGCCCACCTTTCCAACACCTACGGCTGGAGCGCGACGGCCTCGGCAGTGGAGAACTGGACCTACAGCAGGGTCAGCGAGACCTACCTGCAGGATCCCGAAATGGCTGCACGGCTGAAAGATCTCAACCCGCATGCAACCATGGCAATGGCAGGCCGGCTCCTGGAAGCCAATTCACGGGGGTTCTGGCAGGCCGATGAAGGAACACTGGAAACCCTCAGAAACCTGTATGCCGATCTGGAATCGCGCATTGAAGGCGTCGAGGAAGAGAAGGCGTAA